Proteins found in one Anopheles aquasalis chromosome 3, idAnoAquaMG_Q_19, whole genome shotgun sequence genomic segment:
- the LOC126574728 gene encoding mediator of RNA polymerase II transcription subunit 9 gives MDFVETKPVIANISGEPKIQPVEIEILPVVYDIIRSIEKDPVDNTAKQKESAECSQKVLELQRSLEAARNTIRKLHGIEYSKEEQLRRLDSLRKQLALKQQLIKKYKNVQF, from the exons ATGGATTTCGTTGAAACGAAGCCCGTTATCGCCAACATTTCAG GGGAACCAAAAATACAGCCCGTAGAGATCGAGATTCTTCCCGTGGTCTACGACATCATCCGCAG CATCGAAAAGGATCCCGTCGATAACACCGCCAAACAGAAGGAAAGTGCCGAGTGCAGTCAGAAG gtgctggagctgcagcGATCGCTTGAGGCTGCCCGAAACACCATCCGCAAGCTGCACGGTATCGAGTACAGCAAGGAAGAGCAACTCCGGAGGCTCGACAGTCTCCGGAAGCAACTGGCACTGAAACAGCAGCTGATCAAGAAGTACAAGAACGTCCAGTTCTAG